From a single Sinomonas atrocyanea genomic region:
- a CDS encoding sugar transferase, which translates to MSVGAQQGSAGFEPTRARGLAERIGASALGLRLRRDLSAAEARMARSARAQGWAHRYARFLRVTDALVALAAGTLGLLVMNPPPGPAAALVAFILVWPFALGLSGSRDTSVLGIGVDEYRRVISATMQLFALVAVVVVLTDGVLSARLWALVLGTGSAGLLATRSLSRRWLHRQRQSGMYLTPAVVVGEPEDVRYVVRRISAGEGAPYNVLGAILPGGRRGQSLTVDGVRLPVLSSTDDVVRTVATKKAGAVIVAGPVPGGNQYVRELGWNLEEHDAELVLASSLTNVAGPRIHFRPVPGLPLMEVDLPRYSGTKHVVKRCADLVLATAAVIVLAPVLAVLALIVRLDSPGPVLFRQERIGKDGTPFTMFKFRSMATDAEARLAALTEANEGAGVLFKMKDDPRVTRCGAWMRRYSLDELPQFLNVLRGEMSLVGPRPPLAREVGGYERYTHRRMLIKPGITGLWQISGRSDLEWDDAVRLDLYYVENWSLTGDLMILWRTLRAVVSPTGAY; encoded by the coding sequence ATGTCCGTTGGAGCTCAGCAGGGATCAGCAGGATTCGAGCCGACCCGCGCCCGCGGGCTGGCGGAACGGATCGGGGCGTCCGCACTGGGCCTGCGGCTGCGCCGGGACCTGAGCGCGGCAGAGGCGCGCATGGCCCGGTCGGCACGGGCGCAGGGCTGGGCCCACCGCTATGCGCGGTTCCTGCGCGTCACCGACGCCCTCGTGGCGCTCGCGGCCGGGACCCTGGGCCTGCTCGTCATGAACCCGCCGCCCGGGCCGGCGGCCGCCCTCGTGGCGTTCATCCTCGTCTGGCCGTTCGCCCTCGGGCTCTCCGGCAGCCGGGACACCTCCGTGCTCGGCATCGGCGTGGACGAGTACCGGCGCGTCATCAGCGCGACGATGCAGCTGTTCGCCCTCGTCGCGGTCGTGGTCGTCCTCACCGACGGGGTGCTGTCCGCGCGCCTGTGGGCCCTGGTCCTCGGCACCGGCTCGGCCGGGCTGCTGGCGACCCGCTCCCTGAGCCGCCGCTGGCTCCACCGCCAGCGGCAGAGCGGGATGTACCTCACCCCGGCCGTGGTCGTGGGCGAGCCGGAGGACGTCCGCTACGTGGTGCGGCGCATCTCTGCCGGCGAGGGCGCACCGTACAACGTCCTCGGCGCGATCCTGCCCGGCGGCCGCCGCGGGCAGTCCCTCACCGTCGACGGCGTGCGCCTTCCCGTGCTCAGCTCGACGGACGACGTGGTGCGCACGGTCGCGACGAAGAAGGCCGGCGCCGTGATCGTCGCCGGGCCCGTGCCGGGGGGCAACCAGTACGTCCGCGAGCTCGGCTGGAACCTCGAGGAGCACGACGCCGAGCTCGTCCTCGCGTCGTCCCTGACCAACGTCGCCGGGCCCCGCATCCACTTCCGCCCCGTGCCGGGGCTGCCCCTCATGGAGGTCGACCTCCCGCGGTACTCGGGCACCAAGCACGTGGTGAAGCGCTGCGCGGACCTCGTGCTCGCCACGGCGGCGGTGATCGTCCTGGCGCCGGTGCTCGCGGTCCTGGCGCTGATCGTCCGGCTCGATTCTCCAGGCCCGGTGCTGTTCCGGCAGGAGCGGATCGGCAAGGACGGCACGCCGTTCACCATGTTCAAGTTCCGCTCGATGGCCACGGATGCGGAGGCGCGCCTGGCCGCCCTCACCGAGGCCAACGAGGGGGCCGGGGTGCTGTTCAAGATGAAGGACGACCCTCGGGTCACCCGGTGCGGGGCCTGGATGCGCCGGTACTCGCTCGACGAGCTCCCGCAGTTCCTCAACGTCCTGCGGGGCGAGATGAGCCTCGTGGGCCCGCGCCCGCCCCTGGCCCGCGAGGTCGGCGGCTACGAGCGCTACACCCACCGGCGGATGCTCATCAAGCCCGGCATCACCGGCCTGTGGCAGATCAGCGGCCGTTCCGACCTCGAATGGGACGACGCGGTGCGGCTCGACCTGTACTACGTCGAGAACTGGTCCCTCACGGGAGACCTCATGATCCTGTGGCGCACGCTCCGCGCCGTGGTCTCGCCGACCGGCGCCTACTGA
- a CDS encoding Gfo/Idh/MocA family protein, with protein MGDVPHPLARLRGLAEGRHGSTLRVVVVGAGYWGPNLARNFGRSPDWELAAVCDLDVAKAAVLGAPYGAPAFPSLDEALDTVEVDAVAIATPARTHHGVALTALAAGKHVLIEKPLADTWDKGADLVREADAHGLVLMADHTYCYTPAVQKIREIILDGDLGDLLYIDSVRINLGLIQPDVNVFWDLAPHDLSILDYVLPEGLAPEAVSAHGADPLGTGRDCVGHLTFDLPDGAMAHIHVNWLSPTKIRQMVIGGTRRTLVWDDLNPQQRLSVYDRGVQLPRKSPRGGLERRDAAVSYRLGDTWSPALPEREALGAMVAEFAGAIRSGRSPATSGESALRVLGLLEASSRSIAHQGAQASVAALDGASGTGGSREASVVDLAGHTSRSTFVESAAAQESGS; from the coding sequence ATGGGAGACGTTCCACATCCGCTGGCCCGGCTGAGGGGGCTCGCCGAGGGCCGGCACGGCAGCACGTTGAGAGTCGTCGTGGTCGGAGCCGGCTACTGGGGGCCCAACCTTGCCCGGAACTTCGGCCGCTCCCCGGACTGGGAGCTGGCCGCGGTCTGCGACCTCGACGTGGCGAAGGCCGCCGTGCTCGGGGCCCCCTACGGGGCACCGGCTTTCCCCTCGCTGGACGAGGCGCTCGACACGGTCGAGGTCGACGCCGTGGCCATCGCGACCCCGGCTCGGACCCACCACGGAGTGGCACTCACCGCGCTCGCGGCGGGCAAGCACGTGCTCATCGAGAAGCCGCTTGCGGACACCTGGGACAAGGGGGCGGACTTGGTGCGGGAGGCCGATGCCCACGGGCTCGTCCTCATGGCCGACCACACGTACTGCTATACCCCGGCGGTCCAGAAGATCCGCGAGATCATCCTCGACGGGGATCTCGGGGACCTCCTCTACATCGACTCCGTCCGCATCAATCTGGGCCTGATCCAGCCGGATGTGAACGTCTTCTGGGACCTCGCCCCCCACGATCTCTCCATTCTGGACTACGTGCTCCCCGAGGGGCTCGCTCCGGAGGCGGTCTCGGCGCACGGCGCGGACCCGCTCGGCACAGGGCGGGACTGCGTGGGCCACCTCACCTTCGACCTGCCGGACGGGGCCATGGCGCACATCCACGTCAACTGGCTCAGCCCCACCAAAATCCGCCAGATGGTGATCGGCGGCACCCGGCGGACCCTGGTGTGGGACGACCTCAATCCGCAGCAGCGGCTGAGCGTCTACGACCGCGGGGTCCAGCTCCCGCGCAAGAGCCCGCGGGGCGGCCTCGAGCGGCGGGACGCCGCGGTGTCCTACCGGCTCGGCGACACGTGGTCGCCGGCGCTGCCGGAACGCGAGGCTCTCGGGGCCATGGTCGCCGAGTTCGCCGGCGCCATCCGCTCAGGGCGCTCGCCCGCGACGAGCGGCGAGTCCGCGCTCCGTGTGCTGGGCCTCCTCGAGGCCTCGAGCCGCAGCATCGCCCACCAGGGCGCCCAGGCCTCCGTCGCCGCGCTCGACGGGGCCTCCGGCACCGGGGGCAGCCGGGAGGCCAGCGTCGTCGACCTCGCCGGTCACACGTCCCGGAGCACGTTCGTCGAGAGCGCCGCGGCCCAGGAGTCGGGGTCATGA
- a CDS encoding DegT/DnrJ/EryC1/StrS family aminotransferase translates to MTGRINVMQPWVGPEEAAAVAEVIASGWLAQGPRVAEFEAAFAAAQGAAHGVATSSCTTALHLALVVAGLGERDEVVVPSFSFIATANAARYVGAEPVFADVDPLTGNVTAETVEEVLGPRTAAVVVVDQGGMPADVAPIARLCAARGITLIEDAACAAGSLYRGLPVGVFADAAAWSFHPRKLLTTGEGGMLTTGRPEWAERARHLRQHAASLSAADRHGSVRAPAESYTEVGFNFRMTDLQAAVGLVQLGRLEAMVARRRELAALYRAALADVPGLRLVEDPEAGESNFQSLWAEVGEAFPLTRDELLDALAEQGISARPGIMAAHLEPAYAGAPLRAPLPATEHLTAHTLILPLYHELGAEGVERVSDAVRAAAAVART, encoded by the coding sequence ATGACCGGGCGCATCAACGTCATGCAGCCCTGGGTGGGCCCCGAGGAGGCCGCGGCGGTCGCCGAGGTGATCGCCTCCGGGTGGCTCGCGCAGGGGCCCCGGGTGGCCGAGTTCGAGGCCGCGTTCGCCGCGGCCCAGGGGGCAGCGCACGGCGTCGCCACCTCGAGCTGCACGACCGCGCTGCACCTCGCCCTCGTCGTCGCCGGCCTCGGAGAACGGGACGAGGTGGTCGTGCCCTCGTTCTCCTTCATCGCGACCGCCAACGCCGCCCGCTACGTGGGGGCCGAGCCGGTGTTCGCCGACGTCGACCCCCTGACCGGGAATGTGACCGCGGAGACGGTCGAGGAGGTGCTGGGCCCCCGGACGGCCGCCGTCGTCGTCGTCGACCAGGGCGGGATGCCCGCCGACGTCGCCCCCATCGCCCGGCTGTGCGCGGCCCGCGGCATCACCCTCATCGAGGACGCCGCCTGCGCTGCGGGCTCCCTCTACCGGGGCCTGCCGGTGGGCGTGTTCGCGGACGCCGCCGCATGGTCCTTCCACCCCCGCAAGCTGCTCACCACGGGCGAAGGCGGCATGCTCACCACTGGCCGGCCGGAGTGGGCCGAGCGCGCGCGGCACCTGCGCCAGCACGCCGCGAGCCTGTCCGCGGCGGACCGCCACGGCTCCGTCCGGGCACCCGCAGAGTCCTACACCGAGGTGGGCTTCAACTTCCGGATGACCGACCTGCAGGCAGCGGTGGGGCTCGTCCAGCTCGGCAGGCTCGAGGCCATGGTGGCGCGGCGGCGCGAGCTCGCGGCGCTCTACCGCGCGGCGCTCGCCGACGTCCCCGGGCTCCGGCTCGTCGAGGACCCCGAGGCGGGGGAGTCGAACTTCCAGTCGCTGTGGGCCGAGGTCGGCGAGGCGTTCCCGCTCACGCGGGATGAGCTCCTGGACGCCCTCGCCGAGCAGGGGATCTCTGCCCGGCCGGGCATCATGGCCGCGCACCTCGAGCCGGCCTACGCCGGGGCGCCCCTGCGTGCCCCGCTGCCCGCGACCGAGCACCTCACCGCGCACACCCTGATCCTGCCGCTGTACCACGAGCTCGGAGCCGAGGGCGTCGAGCGGGTGTCCGATGCCGTACGGGCTGCTGCGGCGGTGGCGCGGACATGA
- a CDS encoding NeuD/PglB/VioB family sugar acetyltransferase, which produces MTELLLAAAGGLAREVMAAVRDGSRYDILGLVDDDPALIGTVLDGAHILGRLEDVRDYPSVHLVVCAGKGTVRADIVRRLGGLGVAQNRYATIIHPSVTVPEGCLVGQGSILLANVVMTAAVQIGSHVVAMPQVTFTHGDVVEDFATFAAGATLGGSVTVARAAYVGMNCSIRQNVRIGAQATVGMGAAVVADVPDGQTWVGVPARQIPPPPPRQAPAPEEAAEQAREGER; this is translated from the coding sequence ATGACAGAGCTCCTCCTCGCAGCGGCGGGCGGCCTGGCCCGCGAGGTCATGGCGGCTGTCCGCGACGGCAGCAGGTACGACATCCTCGGACTCGTCGACGACGACCCGGCCCTGATCGGGACCGTGCTGGACGGGGCGCACATCCTGGGCCGCCTCGAGGACGTGCGGGACTATCCCTCGGTGCACCTCGTGGTCTGCGCCGGCAAGGGGACCGTGCGCGCGGACATCGTCCGGCGGCTCGGCGGCCTCGGCGTGGCCCAGAACCGGTACGCGACCATCATCCATCCGAGTGTGACCGTGCCGGAGGGGTGCCTCGTGGGCCAGGGGAGCATCCTGCTCGCCAACGTCGTGATGACGGCGGCCGTGCAGATCGGCAGCCACGTCGTGGCCATGCCGCAGGTGACGTTCACCCACGGTGACGTCGTCGAGGACTTCGCGACGTTCGCGGCGGGCGCCACGCTCGGCGGATCCGTCACGGTCGCGCGCGCTGCGTACGTGGGCATGAACTGCAGCATCCGGCAGAACGTGCGGATCGGGGCGCAGGCGACCGTGGGGATGGGCGCGGCCGTCGTGGCCGACGTGCCGGACGGGCAGACCTGGGTGGGTGTGCCCGCGCGGCAGATCCCGCCGCCGCCGCCGCGCCAGGCACCGGCGCCAGAGGAGGCCGCCGAGCAGGCGCGGGAGGGGGAGCGATGA
- a CDS encoding NAD-dependent epimerase/dehydratase family protein encodes MTVLAGARVLVTGGAGTIGSTIVDQLLDAGVEHIDVLDNLVRGRLANLDHAIAAGRVRLVEGDLRDRDLVHDLTVEKDLVFHQAAIRITQCAEEPRLALEVLVDGTFTVLEAAAQHSVDKVVLASSASVYGAAEQYPTGERHHHHNNDTFYGAAKSFNEGMARSFRAMYGLDYVALRYFNVYGPRMDVHGLYTEVLVRWMERIADGRPPLVFGNGEQTMDFVYTEDVARANLSAAESSVCEGVYNVASGTETSLLALAVALLAAMDSDLSVEFGPARRVNGVARRLADVAAAERDLGFRAQVPLEEGLRRLVAWWRPLREEIAAARVLAAS; translated from the coding sequence ATGACCGTCCTCGCGGGGGCACGCGTGCTCGTCACCGGAGGAGCCGGCACGATCGGCTCCACGATCGTGGACCAGCTGCTGGACGCAGGGGTCGAGCACATCGACGTCCTCGACAACCTGGTCCGCGGCAGGCTGGCGAACCTGGACCACGCCATCGCCGCGGGGCGTGTCCGGCTGGTCGAGGGCGACCTGCGGGACCGCGACCTAGTCCACGACCTGACGGTCGAGAAGGACCTCGTCTTCCACCAGGCGGCCATCCGCATCACACAGTGCGCGGAGGAGCCCCGCCTCGCGCTCGAGGTCCTCGTGGACGGCACCTTCACGGTGCTCGAGGCCGCGGCCCAGCACAGCGTGGACAAGGTGGTGCTCGCCTCGAGCGCCTCCGTCTACGGCGCCGCGGAGCAGTACCCCACGGGCGAACGCCACCACCACCACAACAACGACACGTTCTACGGCGCGGCCAAGAGCTTCAACGAGGGCATGGCCAGGAGCTTCCGCGCCATGTACGGCCTCGACTACGTGGCCCTGCGGTACTTCAACGTGTACGGGCCGCGGATGGACGTGCACGGGCTCTACACCGAGGTCCTCGTGCGGTGGATGGAGCGGATCGCCGACGGCAGGCCGCCGCTCGTGTTCGGCAACGGCGAGCAGACCATGGACTTCGTCTACACGGAGGACGTGGCGAGGGCCAACCTCAGCGCCGCCGAGTCCTCGGTCTGCGAGGGCGTGTACAACGTGGCCAGCGGCACCGAGACGAGCCTGCTCGCGCTCGCGGTCGCGCTGCTCGCGGCCATGGACTCGGACCTCTCGGTCGAGTTCGGGCCAGCCCGCAGGGTCAACGGCGTCGCCCGCCGCCTCGCCGACGTCGCGGCAGCCGAGCGGGACCTCGGATTCCGCGCGCAGGTGCCGCTCGAAGAGGGCCTGCGCCGGCTCGTCGCCTGGTGGCGCCCCCTGCGCGAGGAGATCGCCGCCGCCCGAGTCCTGGCGGCGTCATGA